CATGTCTATTCAACTGAAGAAATGATCAACAGACGTAACAGCATGGATGACTTTTATATTTGTAACCATTGTCGTACTCTTACTGAAAAAGAAAGATATATCAAGCCCGATGTAGTCCTATTTGGAGATTCAGGTAAATGGTTTTCCATTGATGGTTTCAATGAAATCATAAACATCATCAACCAAGCGGATTGTCTTCTGGTGTTAGGAACAAGTTTGAAGGTGACTCCATTCTCCACATTTCCGCAATACAGGAGACAAGGTACTCCTTTGATTATTATCAATAAAGGTGACTCGCCCTATGACAGAGTTAAGGATTCCTACGTTATCCATAACTCTATCGGAGAAACATTGACAAAAATTAATAATAGCTTAAATCCACCAATTTATTAAAAGGTGGATTTTTTGTGTTTATTAAGGGGTATATCAATAATTTGCGCGACGTGTCTGAAAAGTAGGAATTATCGTAAAACTACTTCGACAATAGTTAATCCTGGTTATATACTATTAAGTAAGGAATGCCCAAGCAGGTTAATAAAAGTGAGCTTCTACAAGTGAAATTACTTCAAATAGTAACTGTGAAATTTTAGAACAAGGAGGAAATGCAAATGAGTGACTTAATTTTTTCAGTTGAAAATAATGTGGCAAAAATAACGCTTAATCGTCCAGAAAGT
This Neobacillus sp. YX16 DNA region includes the following protein-coding sequences:
- a CDS encoding NAD-dependent protein deacylase, whose product is MVSSMLQTCTNLIKKARNIVVLTGAGISTESGIKDFRSQTGIYQMAPEYILSLDNFYQNPKGFYQFAVENLYHPEALPNKGHEVLTQWENEGKVSSIITQNIDGLHQKAGSKQVIEFHGTMKTASCQNCQHVYSTEEMINRRNSMDDFYICNHCRTLTEKERYIKPDVVLFGDSGKWFSIDGFNEIINIINQADCLLVLGTSLKVTPFSTFPQYRRQGTPLIIINKGDSPYDRVKDSYVIHNSIGETLTKINNSLNPPIY